cgatagcgcgctccgtccagtggccacgtagatcgagcttgccttcacttgtgcaacatgcaaggcatctgctttttgcttttccatcgagaagaggacaccttgagatcagatacagaaacatgcaaccgcagcccggctagctcagtcggtagagcatgagactcttaatctcagggtcgtgggttcgagccccacgttgggcgtgtcagctgcttctctcgttggagctcttctttgcagccctgggttccatgtcgtgggaacttcagaaaaatcctgaccaaggcgtctttgcgtttctgttgcaaaagaggtttcccatgctctcctgtgtacacggttgtgtctccactcttcgcgttatccttttcgcccgctgacaagagccctctgatgtgtctcccaccatcccacgtcacgctgtcgtccgtctctgtggcgcaatcggttagcgcgttcggctgttaaccgaaaggttggtggttcgagcccacccagggacgttggaagcttttcaatgacacgcagagcgccacagggccatgtcagccttgtagccatctgaaagacaataggttcttcttcactgggtttttgaaggatttatttacaggaatgtatgatcagagtcttaaagctcaaagacccggaatttaaaaaactgtgtaaagaagtaccttggtgccaccaaaaggaacaagtccaagccgaaacccagttgtaaccgtgactgaaagaggttattgctctagggcatgctcacgctacaggactgtgagagtaactgaagtgttgtggcgctcacactgcacgacaaggttcctgtcatctgccacgagccagaggtctcgcagcagaccttgaatattctgcctgcgatagcgcgctccgtccagtggccaccaagcttgccttaacttgtgcaacatgcaaggcatctgctttttgctgttccatcgagaaggggacaccttgtgactgggctctttcacttgtgccactgcactgggattttgaaggattaatttaaaggactgtctgatcagagtattaaagttcaaagactggaatttaaaaaactgtgtaaagaagtaccttggtgccaccaaaagaaacacgtccaagccgaaacccagttgtaactgtgactgaaagtggtctgaaagaggttattgtctcagggcaagctcgcgctacagggccgtgagagtaactgaagtggtgtggcgctcacactgcatgacaagattcctgtcatctgccacgagccataggtctcgcagcagaccttgaatattctgcctgcgatagcgcgctccgtccagtggccacgtagatcgagcttgccttcacttgtgcataatgcaaggcatctgctttttgcttttccatcgagaagaggacaccttgagatcagatacagaaacatgcaaccgcagcccggctagctcagtcggtagagcatgagactcttaatctcagggtcgtgggttcgagccccacgttgggcgtgtcagctgcttctctcgttggagctcttctctgcagccctgggttccatgtcgtgggaacttcagaaaaatcctgACCAAGGCATCTTTGCGTTTCTGTTGCAAAAGAGGTTTCCCATGCTCTCCTGTGTACACGGTTGTGTCTCCACTCTTCGCGTTATCCTTTTCGCCTGCTGACAAGAGCCCTCTGATGTGTCTGCCACCATCCCACGTCACGCTGTcgtccgtctctgtggcgcaatcggttagcgcgtttggctgttaaccgaaaggttggtggttcgagcccacccagggacgttggaagcttttcaatgacacgcagagcgccacagggccatgtcagccttgtagccatctgaaaaacaataggttcttcttcttcacttgtgccacttcactgggtttttgaaggatttatttacaggaatGTATGATCAGAGTCTTACAGCTCAAAGAcccggaatttaaaaaactgtgtaaagaagtaccttggtgccaccaaaaggaacaagtccaagccgaaacccagttgtaaccgtgactgaaagaggttattgctctagggcatgctcacgctacaggactgtgagagtaactgaagtgttgtggcgctcacactgcacgacaaggttcctgtcatctgccacgagccagaggtctcgcagcagaccttgaatattctgcctgcgatagcgccctccgtccagtggccaccgagcttgccttaacttgtgcaacatgcaaggcatctgctttttgctgttccatcgagaaggggacaccttgtgactgggctctttcacttgtgccactgcactgggattttgaaggattaatttaaaggactgtctgatcagagtattaaagttcaaagactggaatttaaaaaactgtgtaaagaagtaccttggtgccaccaaaaggaacacgtccaagccgaaacccagttgtaactgtgactgaaagtggtctgaaagaggttattgtcTCAGGGCAAGCTCGTGCTACAGGGccgtgagagtaactgaagtggtgtggcgctcacactgcatgacaagattcctgtcatctgccacgagccagaggtctcgcagcagaccttgaatattctgcctgcgatagcgcgctccgtccagtggccacgtagatcgagcttgccttcacttgtgcaacatgcaaggcatctgctttttgcttttccatcgagaagaggacaccttgagatcagatacagaaacatgcaaccgcagcccggctagctcagtcggtagagcatgagactcttaatctcagggtcgtgggttcgagccccacgttgggcgtgtcagctgcttctctcgttggagctcttctttgcagccctgggttccatgtcgtgggaacttcagaaaaatcctgACCAAGGCGTCTTTGCGTTTCTGTTGCAAAAGAGGTTTCCCATGCTCTTCTGTGTACACGGTTGTGTCTCCACTCTTCGCGTTATCCTTTTCGCCTGCTGACAAGAGCCCTCTGATGTGTCTCCCACCATCCCACGTCACGCTGTcgtccgtctctgtggcgcTACTTGGATCAGGATCGTCGGTCTCTAAGGCTCTGTTCTCGTCCAATCGCTGATCTCGCTGTCCATTGTGAGAATGGACGAGAGCCAATCACGTCGCTCGCTGTCCATTGTGAGAATGGACGAGAGCCAATCGCATCGCTCGCTCTCCATTGTGAGAGAGCCAATTGCAAGCCACTCACCGCCGCTTATATTCGTTATAGGGATATCGACACTTTACTCTCTGGAAATTATCTGTGAAGTTATAACTGATCAAAGTAAGTAATAAATAtactttcttcttctttttactATATTATTAACTGTCAATATATTCGTTAATTTTTTCCCCGTCACACAACGTCGTTTTGTCGAGTGTCTCCTTTTAGTAATCGATAGTGATATAACGTTAAATTTGAATGCTATCcttattaaatgcatttaaagactttattttGTGATGTGTTATAAACTGTGGTCACGTTATCACGACATTTAAAACACCATTTAGTCAAATTAAAGTTCGGTTTGAATGTCATTTGTTATATAAACATGGTTTTACTGTGgtaaaagtttttgtgtttataaacTGTGGTAACGTTATCACGAGTTGCATATTATCTAACATTTAAAACACCATTTAGTCAGCTTAAAGTTCGGTTTAAGTGTTATATTGCCATGATTTTACTGTGGTAaaagtgtttgtgtttataaGCTCTAGTCACGTTATCACATGTTGCATGTAATCTaacatttaaaacgctaaaaGTCAGCTTAAAGttcgctttgaataaaaaacAGTGTGtgactgtattactaataacgCCCATACTCCAGGCTTTCAACCAAATGAAAAGGACAAGCAGAGACAAGATCACAGATAACAAATTTATTAATCCATTAAATTACTAAAACCACATTGAGCGAGACAGTAAAATTTACACAGGTCAACGAAATAGACTTTGTTGTGGTTGGCTTACATGGGCCGTCCACCATACACTAaccaacacaaaaaaaatcaaaatacaagaagagaggaaaataaaaaaataaactaatcAAGTTAGTTTATTTTCTCTGATTGCAATAAACAATTTACTGCTCAAATAATAAACACACACTTCAAACCAAATAAAGAACAAAATTATGTAAATCCACCCAACACAAACCAAATAagtcaaaataataaaaaaacacaatcacCCACAATAACTACACTACATTCTTGAGCAGTTTTAATGTAAAGCAGATCAAAGAAATAATACAACTCAgataacaaaataatcaaaatactAAATCAATTCAAAAAAACAAAGCCTAGTAAAACTATTATACTTGTactaataatgaaaaaaataaagcaacCAAAGACAAAATTTCAATACAActcacacacaccacacacatacaaccaacaaatacacacaaacCAAAAGATTATACCATAATCAATCTGCTCCGTAAATGAGcagcattaataaaaaaaacaagaaatatcACAAACCCCAAATTCCAAAATAACcgaaataaatcaataaatagaCAGATCTAAATAATAATACCAGATAATgacagtaaaagaaaaacacaatcTTACGTTAACTTCATTGTAAACACAGGACAAATACAATGAGCAAATAAACACAGGTCAAAAAGATTACACTTGATCTGCTCCGTTTAGCAGTATCCATACAAAAGAAGACAAAAAGAAATTTAACAAACCCCGAAATAACCGAAATGACTAAATcaattaataaacaaacaaacaaacaaacaaacgaaaTGATAATAGCTGATAATTACAACAAAAccgaaaaaaaataaaaaagccaaaacaaacacacaatttCAGTTAaactcacacacacaacaaaataCGATcagcaaataaatgaaaatcaaAAGGATTGCGTCACCGTTAATCTACTCCGTAAGTGAGCGATGTCAATATGCAGGAAGCAACCCAAATACCAGATTACTAAATAACTAAATAAGTAAATTAACCATACATAAAGTTGCGCCGGTGAGGTGGCGAACACCATACAATCCCGAAATCAAGTTACGGGTTTAGAGTGGCTCCAACATGGGCACCGTACAGGCATTAACAATGTTCAATGAACTTGCGGGCGCTCGATACAACCACGAGCGTACACTAAAAACCCGCTTCTCAAAGAGGAACGCTGATTTAACCGCAGCAAAGCAGCAACTGGCACTctgaaaaacattaaacatactTTTGTTTGCTTTTCTTCTTCCTCCCCACTCCTCTCCTATTTATAATCACACCAGAAGGGTAGggaaaaataaaattacattttgcgTGTATAACACTCACATACTCACAGCGGATGCCTGGATATACCCAACTAATCTAAAATAACACCAAACAAGCACATTAATCACACCtgtgaattaaataaacttCCCCACAAACACCCGTATTCTAAATTTATAATTCCCTCCCATCTATACCCTTAAATTTAACCAAACCTACCTTTCCTGAGGAGTGAAGGAGATACAAGACCTACAGCAACAGGTCACATCGGTACAATGTCATGAAGAAAGCAAACTCACCTGTGCCTATATAGCTACGTGATTACCTGACGTACGCAACCACGCACCTGGTGCAATCTGTCTGCTCTTTTAAGGGGCTATGCCAGCTATTATTAAAGAGGCAATTCCACTACAAGTGTTATAGTTGTAAATGTTGTCATTCCttaacatggttttactatGGTAAACGTGCAGTAAGCATAATTTTGGTTGGTGGATTGATTTCTATTTGTATTAAACAGTTTTTACTTTGAATATAATGGTTAAACTGTGATTAGTGAAACAAACCAAGGTTTTtggttaccatggtttaactatacatgtttttttttgtagtaaaaccatggctaATCATACATCATTTAGTTAGCttgaatttttgtttttttaattaatttgtttggCAACACTTTAGTGTGGGTATTAACTATGACTTGTCCCTTAAAAAGCTCcttgtttattgctttattttattaatagttAGTAAATTAGTTATTATGTTTAGGTATTTGGTAGGATAAAGAATGTAAAATAAGGTCATGCAGAATAAGACATTAATATGTGTTTAATAATTACTAATAAACAGTCAATATTCTAGTAATATGCATGCTAAAAAGCCACTAGTTAAAAAACCCTAAAATAAAGCTTTGCCATTTTATAGCTGTCATcattataatttaataaaaagaagGTGTAGTTGTCCAGTACTTGCAAAAATACACTTGTTTACTATTATTTCCATGTTATGTTCAGAGGAGCACAAAGCCAAAGAGCCACAAGGCTATGGGAGATGGCGAGTGGATGGCCAGGTTGAGGGCTTTTGCCAGCTCTGGAGTTTGGCCATCTGGAGGAGGAAATCGACCTTCCCCAAGACAGCGGAAGTGGTATGACCTCTACCAGAAGGTAAAGCAAAGTTACCTGTATTTTAGTATTTATTATGTTGTATGCAGGTCACCTGAAAATGATGCAGAAAACATCAGTAATGAGTCTTATATTTCAGATTGAGAATGCCCCATGCAGGCTCATGGACAGACCACCCTCTTTGGAGGGTCCATGACCTGCAAGTGTGGTTTCCACACCACTAAGTTCATCTATttgaaaattacatttaatgtcGCATCACATATCTGTTATGCTGTTTCACTACACGTTATTCTATTCTGCTGTTGTTTTAGCAGCCTGCCACTGCCGCTTCATCTCCTGCCGCACCTCCAGAGTCTAAGGCTTCAGACACAGCAACCGGCACAGTTGCCCCACAGTCTGAAGCTTCAGACACGGCCCCTGCCCCACGGACCTTCCTGAGGCCCCCTCCAAGTTTGTCAATGGTGAATGTTCTATCTGTAATTAATGTTTACTTAATTGTTTGTAGTTAAAATAATGCCGTGTAACTTAGTTGCATTATGGAATTAACTTTGTTTCTCTTCTTAGTTCACTAAGTCACGGTTTGGTGGGTCCCATTCGGCTTTAATAAAGCCAAATTTAGTGGATCGAAGGAGCCCCAGCCCCTCTCCTCCACCCTCTTCAAGGACCCCTAGTCCTTCTCCTCCCAGCCCCTCTCCTCCATCCTCTGTGAGGACGGCCACCCCTTCTCCATCCACTATGAGGACCCCGAGCCCATTCTCTGTTAAGGCCCCCAGTCCTGCTCCACCCTCTGTGAGGGCCCCCAGTCCTGCTCCACCCTCTGTGAGGACCTCCAGTCCTGCTTCACCCTCTGTGAGGACCCCTCATCCTTCTCCACCCTCTGCGAGGACCCCCAGTCCTGCTCCACCCTCTGTGAGTACAGCCGcatcaatttaaaaaattttaatataaatttaatataatttaataagtaaggtaaacattttcaaaactccACACAGCTAGCTATTCTTTCAAAACCTAATCTAATGCTTTCATTCTAGTGAAACTAAACGAAAAGAGATCAAAAGTATGATAGTAAGAGTTTTATGAAAGGCAGTTATTATGaattaaacatttactgtaGATAAAATACTTATTTTGTGTAGTGAAAACGATACTTTGTGGTTTAGTGTATAAGTGTATTATTCTAACACAATTGAAAATACGCTGAATGCTTAGATAAAAGGGTGCACTTTTATTATCTGTGATTTgattataaacattttaaaaaaattactaacTGCTTGTGAATATTCCACCAAAGCAATAAAAAACTAGTGGACAGCTTGTGGTGTATATTAGTGCAgcttttatttatacattaaacAAATTGTCTTCCAAACAGGAGGAGCCTGGAGGAGTCCAGCCAGCCCCTGCTGGGGCCCCAGCTTCATTCTGGTTGCCAGGTGAAATGAGCAAGACCATCCCTGTGCAGGACCAGCGGTGGATTGCAAACACCTTATTTCACTCTGGCAAGCTGCGGCCAGATTTGAAGCTGTGGTATGAGCCCCCTGTCCCAGCCCTTATTTACCACCAGACACCAACTCCTGACAGGTTCTTTACTCATCGGTTGATGGTGTGGATGCCCTACCACCTGTGGAAGGTGCGGGTGTCCTGCCCAGCTTGTGGCAAGAACCTGACAGGTTATGGTGTCCACAAGAGGGCTCGGAAGGTCCTGGACATTGAAAGATATTACCTGATGGTAACAGAGACACTCAGGTGCACTGTGTGTTCTCTCAACTATCTGTCAACAAGTCAGACTGTCCGGGACCAGCTTGACCTGCCTCACCAGAAAATGTTCCGGCTGATCCTGACCCAAAAGTGAGTAAATCAGTGTAAAAAATATGTTGTTTGGGAAAACTGCCCTCGCAATTTAATTAATCACAGCAACAATGTGCATTTCAGGTATGCCTGTGACATCTGTGTCATTAGGCTGCTTCGGGACCGGACGCTGGGCAATAGTCCAGCTCGATTGGTGAGGCAGTTAAAGGAGAACCATGGGGAGGAATGGCTGAATCGGTTGGCACACTATGTTGGGGAGTGTGCTTACTTTGTGGATCGACCCAGCCTCTTTCCAGTGGTCTGCCAGGAGCCTCCAGAGCCCATCGACATCCCCACCAGTCGTTGGCTGCTGTCCGTATACGGCAGGGACATCCTCTGCCGTTTAGACCATATAAAGGCCAGCATCACATCGACTTTTGGCACCATCTTAAAGATGGATTCCACCAAAAaggtaataaatatttttttctcaaaacagTAAGTTTGGATTAACAAGCAACTGAGAATTTTTACATGTATACGTGAacttaatgtaaacatattctGCAAACATAAATGTAACGTATAATTCCTAAagttaatgtaatgttttttgtgtgtgtatatattggAATATTGGCTTTTATTGAATTTGTACCTACTGTCTGAATCTGTATTTAAAATGCTCAGTGTAAtacacaaacaaaacttacattctTGTATAGAATATGAAGCAGATAGTCAACAAAACAAATCCATGAAATTTGTGTCACGATCATCTCAGAACCGccagaaataaaaatgtaagcgaatgtaaatgtaaaaatatttattaacaaaaattaaGTTAACTCATAATAATTAACATTGAAAGCACTGCTATTTAGAAGTAAATAAAGACTGAGTAagtaatgcaaaataataaacattccAACATAACAAATAGGCCTGCTAACATATAACCCAATactaaacaaatacataaagCAGACAAATAATCACAACAGAGCAACCCAAAACTAATGAAAAGCCAGAGGGCAACATAAGGGGGCCAAATCAGAGAACCAAAAACTCATATATCCTACTCTGCAGGTATTTCACATGATGATTACCTCATAAGTCTGCCCCACAGCCAACTAAGCAAAACGGACCCAGAGGACCGTCACAATTGTTTATAACAAGTAAATATCCATGGTGAAAAAACATCTAAACATTTTGATCAGTGTGACACATGATCACAAAAACACCTTTTTGTCACCTATTTAGAGACACAATAATTAGACTTTGAAGCATTAATTACATTTTCTGGTTTAgtttaacatttaacatttgTGACAACTGCACTTAAAGTTCAGAGAATGTAAAGAAGACTGTTTGAAATGCAAAGACTGTTTGGAAAAATCTgtcaaagcgactgagaaaaactgtaatgttaatattacatCATGTCATGtgtcattacattttttaatttcagATCACAAAGAAGCTGGCTGGCCATGGACGGGGGACAGCACTCTGGGTCTCCTCAATAGGGAACGAGTTTGGCCAGATAGTGACCAGTGTCCTGTCAGTGCAGGAGGGGCCAGGACTGGACAGGATGGTGGCTGGTGTCATCGAGAGGTATCGCCAGGCAGCAGTTCCACCCCCGGTTCTGCTGTATGTGGATTGTGGCTGTTGTGTCATGAGCGAGGGTGCAACCAGCAAGCTGCAGACCAGGTTTGGGCAATGGCCAGACCTCCACATACGGCTGGATATCTGGCACTTTATGAGAAGGCTGGCCGTGGGCTGCACCACCGATGCCCATCCCCTCTACCCCACCTTCATGGGATGCCTGTCTGCCTGCATCTTTGAGTGGGATGCTGGGGACCTCAGCCTGTTGCGGCAGGCAAAAAGACTGCAGCTGATGCAGGAGGGTGTGCCAGGTTTTTACTGATGTCCTGGTGGACAGGAGCATCAGTAAAAAGGACCTCAGCCTTTACTGCCGCAGGAGGACGCGGGGTGAAGAGGCCACCATACGCCTCATTGAGAGGTTGCTGCAGGAGCTGGGAGGGACCTTATGGGTGTGCCACTCCTGGATGAGGTGCGCATGGAGCACATCTGGCGTGTGCAGAAACGCCATGTCAAGTGCATCCAGGACTTGCCAGGAGTGGCACTTTACACAGAGATGGGCACCACAAAAAAATCAGGGGTCATCCTGACCAGGTATCGGTGTGCCAGAGGGTCCACATCCCTGGAGTCTTTTCATTGCCACCTGAACAGGTTCATTCCAGGTTGGTGTCTCACATGTATgatgttttaaataatgattgtttttttctatatttttgaataatttctATGCATTATTCAGATTGAATGGTAAGTTATTTTTTATTGGTATAAATGTCTTGTTCTTCTTCTAGGAACCAGTGCTAATGCGCTGAATTTCCAGCTCTACCTCCTGGAAGGCCTGAACAGGTGGAATCAAGTCGAGGGACTGCAGCAGTGACCAGCAAGCCAGCCTCTCTTCTCACCTACTCCGGGGATATGGCCCACTGCGTCCACACCAACAGCCTGAAGGTGTTTGGTCGGCCATTTGTGCCAACTTTCAGGCCCCCTGCCAAATATACTGGTATGTCTTACCCTTATCTGGCTGCATAATATTTTTTGGTTTGTGGGTTTTCAATGTTCTAACTAAACATTAAGTCTTTACTTTTATTAATCCCTCCAAAAAACAGTAATATTGTGAAAATTCTTCAATTTTAATAGGCTTTAAAGTATAATTTATTTCTGTGATGCAACGCTGAATTTTCACATCATTACTCCAGTCTTCAGAGTCACATGATTATTGTTACTAAATATTTCTATTTTAAGTGAATCCTGAAAAAAGTATCACAGGATATAAAAAGCAACAAGCAGCACAACCATTTCCAACATTAATAAATCAGCACATTAGAATGATTTCTAAAGGATCATGTGACACTGAAGACTTGAGTAATGATGATGATAAATTCAGCTTTGCATCATAAAATAAATTAGATTTTAGAAGTATGTTAAAATAGAAAAGtactattttaaatattacaatacaattttacagtattactgttcttttttgtatttttgcagGCTTGATGCACATAAAAGAATTCTTTCAAGAAAattgaaaaatattaatgtttccaaactttttttttacaggagAGCTTCTTGGTGTTGACTACCTCCCTCCTGAGTCAGACTGGACAGCCCCTGGTAGTGGAGCCTGACTCAGAAGAGACAGAGAACATGCTGGAGGATGTGGATGAAGACGAGGCAGAAGAAGACGAGGGCTTCGGGGAAGACGAAAGACATGATGTTACTGTGTCAAGTCTTACTGATGACCCAAGCTTCTCTGTCTCCTCCCAATTTCTGCCCTCCTCTGAGTCTCTCTCCTCCACTAAGCCTGCTGTCCCCTCTGCCCAGCCTGCTGCCTCATTCACCATGGCTGCAGCCTCCTCCACTCAGCCTGCTAGCCCCTCTGCCCAGCCTGCTGCCTCCTACACCCAGACTGCTGGCCCCCCTGCCCAGCCTGCTGCCTCCTACACCCAGACTGCTGGCCCCTCTGCCCAGCCTGCTGCCTCCTACACCCAGACTGCTGGCCCCTCTGCCCAGCCTGCTGCCTCCTACACCCAGACTGCTGGCCCCTCTGCCCAGCCTGCTGCCTCCTACACCCAGACTGCTGGCCCCTCTGCCCAGTCTGTTGCCTCTTCCACCATGGCTGCTTCCTCTGCTGCCTCCTCCACCCAGCCTGCTGCCATCTCCACGCCAAGTGCCTCGGCATCTTCAGAGGAGTCTGTGGTGTGTAAATACCTTATTACAAAATCAGAAATCACTGTGGTTATGTAactgtaaatgtaaaacatgtaaatgttaggAAAAACCCATAGAAACTGACTGACCTGTATCTGAGACTTCCAAGAGTGTGAAGTTTAATGCTGGTCAACAAAAAGAAggaatatgtatatatgtatttgtGTATTGTCCCACTTcactgtctgtttttttttcagtgtttggaTAGCTCTGGTATGCCAGGCATGGACAGAGTAGACAGCCTGATGGAGTATCTCATGGAGCTTAGAAAACAGCCCTTTCTGGCCCTCACCAACCAGCAGGTCAGGAGCATTCAACTTTCTCTATTTTCCATCTTTGCCCTGTCATGCATTAACATTTGCAcatgttttgttttctcataTGCTGTGTATCATATGCTCTTTCTGCTTAGGTGAGCAATATTGTTGCTCTTTGGCAGAACCTGCTGGAGTATGACAGGCAGAGGGTGGTGTTTGCTGCCAGATACCAGATCAAGCAGAACACAGGGAGGTACAAGACCTCCAAGAAAAGGCAGGAGTTCACTCCAGGGGTGGAGAGTGTAAAGAGGCAGGCACTCACCACCACTGCCCCACTTGCCCAGTGGCCAGATTGTTGTCGCCTGGTTGTGAcaatttttatcaggctctgtGCTATCTATAAGAGTCCCAGGAAGAAGGGGGATAGCACAAAGTCCAGATGGGACCTCATCCTGGAGGACTACAGGAATATCAGGCAACGCATTCTGGACAGGGCCGCTGTTATGGAGCACACCACGCTAGTTCAGTGGCACAACAAAAGGGTAGCTAAACATGACACTGCAGTATCAAAGCAAGGGCTGCTACTGCCTAGTAGGTTGTCTGTGGCGACTGATCCTTTACTCCCTGCCCATATGCGCCCCCCGT
This sequence is a window from Misgurnus anguillicaudatus chromosome 24, ASM2758022v2, whole genome shotgun sequence. Protein-coding genes within it:
- the LOC129437622 gene encoding uncharacterized protein, which gives rise to MLEDVDEDEAEEDEGFGEDERHDVTVSSLTDDPSFSVSSQFLPSSESLSSTKPAVPSAQPAASFTMAAASSTQPASPSAQPAASYTQTAGPPAQPAASYTQTAGPSAQPAASYTQTAGPSAQPAASYTQTAGPSAQPAASYTQTAGPSAQSVASSTMAASSAASSTQPAAISTPSASASSEESVCLDSSGMPGMDRVDSLMEYLMELRKQPFLALTNQQVSNIVALWQNLLEYDRQRVVFAARYQIKQNTGRYKTSKKRQEFTPGVESVKRQALTTTAPLAQWPDCCRLVVTIFIRLCAIYKSPRKKGDSTKSRWDLILEDYRNIRQRILDRAAVMEHTTLVQWHNKRVAKHDTAVSKQGLLLPSRLSVATDPLLPAHMRPPSASPQSGPAHQYHMPSSTVGQAQVKRKRRIPSAPVVMTMPAEQQQTRRQLFPAPPPGPQLVMVTPMVSQGLTGPVLVAAPQALRVSLSSAHPAPPAAAPPVRKMTRHVPHNTCKKCGQFRTADTGHSQYKGVIYCPSVETVTKEQWLEEIKKNLLVCI